One window from the genome of Indicator indicator isolate 239-I01 chromosome 6, UM_Iind_1.1, whole genome shotgun sequence encodes:
- the LOC128967796 gene encoding serpin B10-like: protein MEALIKANTSFALDFFKYTCQEDGDKNILFSPLSISSALAAVYLGAQGSTADQIAKVFHFNKVEGDRNVTTTLKMQVYTRTEEHLSNRCACFQKTEIGRWGNIHALFYALNFEINQQNKNHMLKSVNQLYGEKSLHFNKEYLQLAKKYYNVEPQSVNFVEAADEIRREINSKIEHQTEGKIQNLLPPGFIDSLTRLVLINVLYFKGSWAKKFKAEATRERPFRINMHTTKPVPMMYLSDKFNWAYAESVQADVLELPYVNNDLSMFILLPSDITGLQKLERELTFENLSAWTSPELMDKTKMEVYLPRFTFKEKYSLKSALSRMGIQDAFIEGKADFTGMSENGDLSLSQVFHECYLEVNEEGTEAAAASSAALASRSLGAAVIFVADHPFIFFIRHNKTKSILFLGRFSSP from the exons ATGGAAGCTTTGATTAAAGCAAACACAAGTTTTGCTCTCGACTTTTTCAAATATAcgtgtcaggaagatggtgaCAAGAACATTTTGTTCTCTCCTTTGAGTATTTCATCTGCCTTGGCTGCTGTTTATTTGGGAGCccaaggcagcactgcagatcAGATAGCAAAG GTATTTCATTTCAACAAAGTTGAAGGAGACAGAAATGTCACTACAACCTTAAAAATGCAAGTTTATACCAGAACAGAAGAACATCTATCAAATAGATGTGCATGTTTCCAGAAG ACAGAAATTGGCAGATGGGGTAATATCCATGCTTTGTTTTATGCACTTAATTTTGAAATcaaccaacaaaataaaaatcacatgcTTAAAAGTGTCAACCAGTTATATGGAGAAAAATCATTACATTTCAACAAG GAATACTTACAGTTAGCCAAGAAATACTACAATGTGGAGCCACAATCAGTTAACTTTGtagaagcagcagatgaaatCAGGAGAGAGATCAATTCCAAGATCGAACACCAGACTGAAG GTAAAATCCAAaatctgctgcctcctgggttCATTGATTCACTCACCAGGCTAGTTCTGATAAATGTACTCTACTTCAAAGGAAGCTGGGCAAAAAAGTTCAAAGCTGAAGCTACCAGAGAAAGACCTTTCAGAATAAACATG CATACAACTAAACCCGTGCCCATGATGTACCTGAGTGATAAATTTAACTGGGCCTATGCAGAATCTGTCCAGGCTGATGTTCTTGAGCTTCCATACGTCAACAATGACCTCAGCATGTTTATCCTGCTACCAAGTGACATCACTGGCCTACAAAAG CTGGAAAGAGAATTAACTTTTGAAAACTTGTCTGCATGGACCAGCCCAGAACTAATGGATAAAACAAAAATGGAAGTTTATCTGCCCAGGTTCACATTCAAAGAGAAATACAGTCTCAaatctgctttgagcaggatgGGGATACAAGATGCCTTCATTGAAGGTAAAGCTGATTTCACAGGAATGTCAGAGAATGGTGATCTGTCTTTGTCACAAGTTTTTCACGAATGTTATTTGGAAGTCAATGAAGAaggcacagaggcagcagctgccagttcAGCAGCACTGGCATCACGAAGTCTTGGTGCAGCTGTTATTTTTGTGGCAGATCATCCTTTCATCTTCTTTATCAGGCACAACAAGACCAAGAGTATCCTTTTCTTGggaaggttctcttccccctag
- the LOC128967439 gene encoding ovalbumin-like translates to MGTIGVASTEFGLDVFRELKVQHVNQNILYSPLTIISALSMVYIGSRENTRAQIEKVVPFDKIVGFRETIESQCSTSGSFHFSLKDLFSQIIKRSDNYSLSFASRLYAEETYPILPEYLQCVKELYKDGVETINFQRAADQAREIINSWVESQTSGMIRNILQPSSVDHQTEMILVNAIYFKGLWEKAFKDEDTQTVPFRMTEQESKPVQMMYQIGSFKVAEVATEKVKILEIPYSSRQLSLLVLLPDDASGLEQLETAITSEKLVEWTSSDVMEERKLKVYLPRMKIEEKYNLTSVLVALGVTDLFRSSSNLSGISSAESLKISEAVHEAFVEIYEEGSEVVGSSGAGIEDASISEEFRADHPFLFLIKHIPTNSILFFGRCVSP, encoded by the exons ATGGGCACTATTGGTGTAGCAAGCACCGAATTTGGTCTTGATGTATTCAGGGAGCTGAAAGTCCAGCATGTCAACCAGAACATCCTGTACTCCCCTCTGACCATCATTTCAGCTCTGTCCATGGTCTACATAGGTTCAAGAGAAAACACCAGGGCTCAGATAGAAAAG GTGGTTCCCTTTGACAAAATCGTGGGATTCAGGGAGACTATTGAATCTCAG TGCAGCACATCTGGAAGCTTCCACTTTTCACTTAAAGATTTGTTCAGCCAAATCATCAAACGAAGCGACAATTATTCACTCAGTTTTGCCAGTAGACTTTATGCTGAGGAGACATACCCAATCCTGCCG GAATACTTACAATGTGTGAAGGAGCTGTATAAAGATGGTGTGGAAACTATCAACTTTCAAAGAGCTGCAGATCAAGCCAGAGAGATCATCAATTCCTGGGTTGAAAGTCAGACAAGCG GAATGATAAGAAACATCCTCCAACCGAGCTCTGTGGATCACCAGACTGAGATGATCCTTGTCAATGCCATTTACTTCAAAGGACTGTGGGAAAAAGCATTTAAAGATGAAGATACCCAGACTGTGCCTTTCAGAATGACTGAG CAAGAAAGCAAACCTGTGCAGATGATGTATCAGATTGGTTCATTTAAAGTGGCAGAGGTGGctacagagaaagtgaagatCCTGGAGATTCCATattccagcaggcagctgagcttgTTGGTCCTGTTGCCTGATGATGCCTCTGGCCTGGAGCAG cttgagactgcaaTCACCTCTGAAAAACTCGTGGAGTGGACCAGTTCTGATGtcatggaagaaaggaaactgaaAGTCTATCTCCCTCGCATGAAGATTGAGGAAAAATATAACCTCACATCTGTCTTAGTGGCCTTGGGTGTGACTGACCTCTTCCGCTCATCGTCAAATCTCTCTGGCATATCTTCAGCAGAGAGCCTGAAGATATCTGAAGCTGTCCATGAAGCATTCGTGGAAATCTATGAAGAAGGCAGTGAAGTGGTAGGCTCATCAGGAGCTGGAATAGAGGATGCAAGCATCTCTGAAGAGTTTAGGGCTGACCaccctttcctcttcttgatCAAGCACATACCAACCAATAGCATCCTCTTTTTTGGCAGATGCGTTTCCCCCTAG
- the LRRC14B gene encoding leucine-rich repeat-containing protein 14B: MKSLRFISAEVFVSNAEFARKRLGGVAHNLFPLLFKASYLLEQGEVIHDLVENWPLIDLNIRKLLGTTVDCQEDLSHRTCLVCLESCLTGLRDYVLNRSSPYTKRLKVVDLTGIKDVEVQFCECKKAMGRWARTQMLSKICLDLLVYLRQTQCNPDTFEISIDVLIDLFVTERNYELVVQALLKKCYCPLKICCVAFRSDNLALQKFFYIIKLTDPLALRKLEIVHNVRLEMEHLEILFNTMHFPLLMSLTLPARTFNVRRFTATDEQMLTNIAEKMGEMMQLTELSISYSILTGRIQKLLSPLKTPLKMLDVSNCSLNLADMDYLASSFHANHLEALDLSGHDLSDMYPSVFLKLLRHSSSVLRSLTLEDCNIQDTHVNMLILGLSPCQKLQEFKFVGNPLSSQALKHLFTFLCELPMLKNVEFPVPRDCYPVGTTYPIDDASVCIYDHQKYESVAEELNLILLQANREDVKASSPLFGSYDAAVQETNNELGAYLIKSFKETLEKFTTSLKMS, from the exons ATGAAGTCTCTCCGATTCATTAGCGCTGAAGTATTCGTGTCAAATGCAGAGTTTGCCAGGAAGAGGCTTGGTGGTGTCGCCCAtaatctttttcctcttctttttaaaGCCAGCTATTTACTAGAGCAAGGGGAAGTGATTCATGACTTGGTAGAGAACTGGCCACTCATTGACCTTAACATAAGAAAACTTCTGGGAACTACTGTGGACTGCCAGGAAGACTTGAGCCATAGAACATGCTTAGTGTGCTTGGAAAGCTGTCTGACAGGGCTGAGAGACTATGTGCTGAATCGTTCTTCTCCCTACACGAAAAGGTTGAAAGTGGTCGACTTGACAGGTATAAAAGATGTTGAAGTGCAGTTTTGTGAATGTAAGAAGGCAATGGGTAGGTGGGCCAGGACACAAATGCTCTCTAAGATTTGTTTAGACCTACTGGTTTACCTGCGGCAAACACAGTGCAATCCAGATACCTTCGAAATCAGCATCGATGTGCTAATTGACTTGTTTGTTACAGAGCGGAACTACGAACTGGTAGTGCAGGCTCTGCTGAAGAAATGCTATTGTCCACTGAAGATCTGCTGTGTGGCATTCAGATCTGACAACCTGGCTTTGCAGAAATTCTTCTATATCATAAAGCTCACTGATCCTTTAGCCTTGCGCAAACTGGAAATTGTTCACAACGTTCGCTTGGAGATGGAACACTTGGAAATACTCTTCAACACTATGCACTTCCCTCTGCTGATGTCCTTGACCTTGCCAGCACGAACGTTCAATGTGCGGAGGTTTACAGCCACAGATGAACAGATGCTTACTAACATTGCAGAAAAGATGGGTGAAATGATGCAGCTGACTGAGCTGAGTATATCATACTCTATACTCACAGGAAGAATACAGAAACTGCTCAG CCCACTGAAAACTCCACTGAAGATGTTGGATGTTTCTAACTGTTCTTTGAACCTTGCTGATATGGACTATTTAGCCAGCAGTTTCCATGCTAATCACTTAGAAGCCCTGGACCTGAGTGGTCATGATTTATCTGACATGTACCCATCAGTATTCCTTAAGCTTCTTAGGCATTCCTCTTCAGTGCTGAGGAGTCTTACGCTGGAGGACTGTAACATCCAAGACACTCATGTCAACATGTTGATTTTGGGTTTAAGCCCTTGCCAGAAACTACAGGAATTTAAGTTTGTTGGAAACCCTCTCTCATCCCAAGCACTTAAGCACCTTTTCACATTTCTCTGTGAGTTACCAATGCTGAAAAATGTGGAGTTCCCAGTTCCACGGGACTGCTACCCTGTTGGCACCACCTATCCAATCGATGATGCCAGTGTCTGCATATATGATCACCAGAAATATGAAAGTGTGGCAGAGGAGCTTAACCTCATTTTACTACAAGCAAATAGGGAGGATGTGAAGGCTTCAAGTCCACTCTTTGGCAGTTACGATGCAGCTGTCCAGGAGACAAACAATGAACTAGGAGCTTATTTGATCAAATCCTTCAAAGAGACTTTAGAAAAGTTCACTACTTCTCTTAAAATGAGTTAA